A part of Uloborus diversus isolate 005 chromosome 6, Udiv.v.3.1, whole genome shotgun sequence genomic DNA contains:
- the LOC129224614 gene encoding nuclear receptor 2C2-associated protein-like codes for MKMCVSLINTDCELRVSSVLDKNQKEYGKKNMIDNCEETCWNSAQGSPQWIELRFSKPTSIAELHIQFQGGFAGKNCWVEVKKEDKMEKLHSLYPSDNNSLQISFIIYFA; via the exons ATGAAAATGTGTGTTTCTCTTATTAATACAGATTGTGAACTACG tgTCAGTTCAGTGTTAGATAAGAACCAAAAAGAATATGGAAAGAAAAATATGATTGATAACTGTGAAGAAACATGCTGGAACTCTGCACAA GGGTCTCCTCAGTGGATAGAGCTAAGGTTTTCCAAGCCTACATCTATAGCTGAATTACATATTCAATTTCAAGGTGGCTTTGCTGGAAAAAATTGTTGGGTTGAAGTTAAAAAAGAGGATAAAATGGAAAAACTTCATTCACTTTATCCATCGGACAATAATTCTTTGCAAATATCCTTTATCATATATTTTGCTTGA